The following coding sequences lie in one Kribbella sp. NBC_00709 genomic window:
- a CDS encoding ABC transporter ATP-binding protein, producing the protein MPDERPAGEGDRGQQPLVRAESVTKVFRTRAGEVRAVDDVSLTVHRGETLGLVGESGSGKSTVARLMMGLQACTSGRVEFDGKDLATLPARELRVLRPRMQMVFQNPYGSLLPHFSAIGNVMEPLRLHERGDKESRRTRGLELLDLVGISTRNAELYPRQFSGGQQQRIAIARALALEPDLLVCDEPTSSLDVSIQAQILELFTDLRDRLGLSMLFISHNLAVVERLADRVAVMNRGQVVEESPTEALFRAPQDNYTHQLLSAVLPVRQQ; encoded by the coding sequence ATGCCTGACGAACGACCTGCTGGTGAAGGCGATCGAGGACAACAACCACTGGTCCGCGCCGAATCGGTCACCAAAGTCTTCCGCACCCGCGCCGGCGAGGTCCGCGCCGTCGACGACGTTTCGCTGACTGTGCACCGTGGCGAGACGCTCGGCCTCGTCGGCGAGAGCGGTAGCGGGAAGTCGACGGTGGCGCGGCTGATGATGGGGTTGCAGGCGTGTACATCGGGACGGGTCGAGTTCGACGGGAAGGACCTCGCCACGCTGCCGGCCCGCGAATTGCGGGTGCTGCGGCCACGGATGCAGATGGTCTTCCAGAACCCTTATGGTTCGTTGCTTCCGCACTTCAGCGCGATCGGCAACGTGATGGAGCCGCTTCGTCTGCACGAGCGCGGCGACAAGGAATCGCGCCGTACTCGCGGTCTCGAACTGCTTGATCTGGTTGGCATCAGCACGCGGAATGCGGAGCTGTATCCACGGCAGTTCTCCGGCGGCCAACAGCAGCGGATCGCGATCGCCCGGGCACTGGCGCTCGAACCGGACCTCCTGGTCTGCGACGAACCGACGTCATCGCTGGACGTATCCATCCAGGCGCAGATCCTCGAACTCTTCACCGACCTGCGCGACCGGCTCGGCCTGTCGATGCTGTTCATCTCCCACAACCTCGCAGTCGTCGAACGCCTGGCCGACCGGGTCGCCGTGATGAACAGAGGCCAAGTAGTCGAGGAAAGCCCCACCGAGGCCCTCTTCCGCGCGCCCCAAGACAACTACACCCACCAACTCCTCTCCGCCGTACTCCCCGTCCGCCAGCAGTAA
- a CDS encoding S1 family peptidase, with protein sequence MLKRAVLVVGILLAVTAGARPVVVGGTLASATEAPWAIALNNTQSAASSGRYCGAVLVKPDKIVTAAHCMDEDISTYYAVQGRADLANDSVGRTSAISKVWIHPGYNTKDNRYDFAVLTLAKPFTGVPVLPLETRARADRKGVVPTVYGWGDTEGTGLDDTLQKAAVPDLGDKTCLAVKSYTTNGYAAATNVCAGYLNGGIDACQGDSGGPLVLNGRLLGVVSWGQGCAQAGKPGVYAETAGAAMALAPQLAH encoded by the coding sequence ATGTTGAAGCGGGCTGTACTTGTCGTCGGAATCCTGCTGGCCGTCACCGCCGGCGCGAGACCGGTGGTCGTCGGTGGGACCTTGGCGAGTGCGACCGAGGCCCCGTGGGCGATCGCACTGAACAACACCCAGTCCGCGGCGTCCAGCGGGCGGTACTGCGGGGCCGTCCTGGTGAAACCGGACAAGATCGTCACGGCCGCGCACTGCATGGACGAGGACATCTCGACGTACTACGCCGTCCAGGGGCGGGCCGATCTCGCGAACGACTCGGTCGGGCGGACGTCGGCGATCAGCAAGGTGTGGATCCACCCCGGGTACAACACGAAGGACAACCGCTACGACTTCGCCGTACTGACGTTGGCGAAACCGTTCACCGGGGTGCCTGTGCTGCCGCTCGAGACGAGGGCGCGGGCGGATCGCAAGGGCGTCGTACCGACGGTCTACGGGTGGGGCGACACGGAAGGGACCGGGCTGGACGACACGCTGCAGAAGGCGGCCGTGCCGGACCTCGGCGACAAGACCTGCCTGGCGGTCAAGAGCTACACCACCAATGGGTACGCCGCCGCGACGAACGTCTGCGCCGGCTACCTCAACGGCGGGATCGACGCCTGCCAAGGCGATTCCGGCGGCCCGCTGGTCCTGAACGGCCGGCTGCTCGGCGTCGTCTCATGGGGCCAGGGCTGTGCCCAGGCCGGCAAGCCAGGCGTGTACGCCGAGACGGCCGGCGCCGCCATGGCGCTGGCGCCCCAGCTGGCTCATTGA
- a CDS encoding TetR/AcrR family transcriptional regulator, giving the protein MATRGRPGPRRTLTEDELLTAALQVLDEGGQASIRGIAAKVGVAPNAVYTYFPDKSAVVAALVEKLLGDADSGGFADETLPWRDRIEALALDVRANLVAHPGAGALLMSGPMDGPRTTALNERLLGLLIDAGIDPVEAARSTYLLIVYVLGSIALEVSDETDPGPLPSEAVRVARRRATYEQIPAEVFPRSAAAVPTMARFVTTEQYLWGLHRILDGITRGE; this is encoded by the coding sequence ATGGCTACCAGAGGGCGGCCCGGGCCGCGACGAACCCTGACCGAGGACGAGCTCCTGACCGCCGCGCTCCAGGTCCTGGACGAGGGCGGTCAGGCGTCGATCCGTGGCATCGCGGCGAAGGTCGGCGTGGCGCCGAACGCCGTCTACACCTACTTCCCTGACAAATCAGCCGTGGTTGCGGCGCTGGTCGAGAAGCTGCTCGGCGACGCCGACAGCGGTGGCTTCGCGGACGAGACCCTGCCCTGGCGGGACCGGATCGAGGCTCTCGCCCTCGACGTCCGCGCCAACCTGGTCGCCCACCCCGGCGCCGGCGCGCTGCTGATGAGCGGCCCGATGGACGGCCCCCGGACGACGGCCCTCAACGAGCGCCTGCTCGGTCTGCTCATCGACGCCGGCATCGATCCGGTCGAGGCCGCGCGGTCGACGTACCTGCTGATCGTCTACGTCCTCGGCTCGATCGCCCTCGAGGTCTCCGACGAGACCGATCCCGGCCCACTCCCGTCCGAAGCTGTCCGTGTCGCCCGCCGCCGCGCCACCTACGAGCAGATCCCCGCCGAGGTCTTCCCACGCTCCGCCGCCGCAGTCCCCACCATGGCCCGCTTCGTCACCACCGAGCAGTACCTCTGGGGCCTCCACCGCATCCTCGACGGCATCACCCGCGGCGAATGA
- a CDS encoding DUF4386 domain-containing protein, which translates to MRRTTGILFVVAAVSFAVAASVLSATFDWPDILREPADKVLRSYVDGGAALTWTWFATAWTYALLAIPILMLPQAIKCTDSTVLRLATTLGAASVLLSLIGFLRWVFVVPSLARAYVDGDVSAAAAWTAQHQFGGALLGEHLGQLLAIVWSVLVSIVVLQTRVLPRWIGWAGLAASLLYLANQGDVLATAVPGFPVWDAAGLLGSTAWGLWTILLGVGLYLQRSLTHVE; encoded by the coding sequence ATGCGCCGTACCACTGGAATCCTGTTCGTCGTCGCCGCGGTGAGCTTCGCTGTTGCCGCATCCGTCCTGTCCGCGACCTTCGACTGGCCGGACATCCTGCGCGAGCCGGCCGACAAGGTGCTCAGGTCGTACGTCGACGGCGGGGCCGCGCTGACCTGGACCTGGTTCGCCACGGCCTGGACCTATGCACTGCTGGCGATCCCGATCCTGATGTTGCCACAGGCAATCAAATGCACGGATTCGACGGTGCTGCGGCTGGCGACCACTCTGGGCGCAGCATCGGTGTTGCTGTCGTTGATCGGCTTCCTGCGTTGGGTTTTCGTCGTACCGTCGCTGGCTCGGGCTTATGTGGACGGGGACGTGTCAGCGGCTGCAGCGTGGACCGCGCAACACCAGTTCGGCGGAGCGCTGCTGGGTGAGCACCTGGGTCAACTGCTCGCGATCGTGTGGAGCGTCCTGGTGAGCATCGTCGTACTGCAGACCCGCGTGCTGCCGCGGTGGATCGGCTGGGCGGGGCTGGCGGCGAGTCTGCTGTACCTGGCCAACCAGGGCGATGTGCTCGCGACCGCAGTGCCCGGGTTCCCGGTGTGGGATGCGGCCGGACTGCTCGGGAGTACGGCGTGGGGGCTGTGGACGATCCTGCTCGGTGTGGGACTTTACTTGCAGCGATCGTTGACTCACGTGGAGTAG
- a CDS encoding cupin domain-containing protein, which yields MAEPVRVIKAGDLVAADPTSWMLRMRAFELPILWSGQVITEPGAISGWHHHDKNESSLYIVRGVLRLEFEGTDEYLDAVAGDFVHVPAFTVHRESNPSSDPSLAIIARAGGGIPTVNVDPPVR from the coding sequence ATGGCTGAACCTGTTCGCGTGATCAAGGCCGGCGACCTGGTCGCCGCCGACCCGACGTCCTGGATGCTGCGGATGCGGGCGTTCGAGCTGCCGATCCTGTGGTCCGGTCAGGTGATCACCGAGCCGGGCGCGATCTCCGGCTGGCACCACCACGACAAGAACGAGAGCAGTCTCTACATCGTTCGCGGCGTACTCCGGCTGGAGTTCGAAGGCACCGACGAGTACCTAGACGCGGTGGCCGGCGACTTCGTGCACGTGCCGGCCTTCACCGTGCACCGCGAGAGCAACCCGAGCTCCGACCCGTCGCTGGCGATCATCGCGCGGGCCGGCGGCGGCATCCCCACGGTCAACGTCGACCCGCCGGTCCGCTGA
- a CDS encoding DegT/DnrJ/EryC1/StrS family aminotransferase, with the protein MGDHTMMPEWPEYGDDEAKALLEVLNSGHWGSTSGDVVATFEREFASYQQAAFGICLSNGTLAIAAALRAAGVGIGDEVIVPPYTFIATASAALFVGAVPVFADVDPDTHLLDPVAAEAAVTERTKAVVVVHLAGRPADLDAFTALGARHGLTIIEDAAQAHGAAYKGRPVGAIGDLGTFSFQSSKNITAGEGGAVLTDNEKLAGAMYSLVNVGRVPGGGWYQHEAVGYNLRLTEFQAAILRVQLRRHPALQEIRERNARLLADLLKPVEGIQLAPEDPAITAHGRHLFMMRIPGQREAVLQSLAAAGLTRASSGYVPLHRNAAVLRESKAITDKLGQPYPDAHCPNADAVSADTIWLPQTYLLGTEDQTHSIATAITKAV; encoded by the coding sequence ATGGGTGATCACACCATGATGCCGGAATGGCCGGAGTACGGCGATGACGAGGCGAAGGCGCTGCTCGAGGTCCTGAACTCGGGGCACTGGGGCAGCACCAGCGGAGATGTCGTCGCGACCTTCGAACGCGAGTTCGCGTCGTACCAGCAGGCCGCCTTCGGGATCTGCCTGAGCAACGGGACGCTGGCCATCGCGGCGGCTTTGCGGGCCGCAGGCGTCGGTATCGGCGACGAGGTGATCGTGCCGCCGTACACGTTCATCGCGACCGCTTCGGCGGCGCTGTTCGTGGGAGCGGTGCCGGTGTTCGCCGACGTGGATCCGGACACCCACCTGCTCGATCCGGTCGCCGCGGAGGCTGCCGTCACCGAGCGGACGAAGGCGGTCGTCGTCGTTCACCTGGCTGGGCGACCGGCGGACCTGGACGCGTTCACCGCGCTCGGCGCCCGGCACGGCCTGACCATCATCGAGGACGCGGCCCAGGCGCACGGCGCGGCGTACAAGGGCCGGCCGGTCGGCGCGATCGGCGACCTCGGCACGTTCAGCTTCCAGAGCAGCAAGAACATCACGGCCGGCGAGGGCGGCGCCGTACTCACCGACAACGAGAAGCTGGCCGGCGCGATGTACTCGCTGGTCAACGTCGGCCGGGTGCCGGGAGGCGGCTGGTACCAGCACGAGGCGGTCGGGTACAACCTGCGGCTGACCGAGTTCCAGGCGGCGATCCTGCGCGTCCAACTCCGCCGGCATCCCGCGTTGCAGGAGATCCGCGAACGGAACGCCCGGCTGCTCGCCGACCTGCTGAAACCCGTCGAGGGCATCCAGTTGGCGCCGGAGGACCCGGCGATCACCGCACACGGCCGGCACCTGTTCATGATGCGAATCCCTGGACAGCGCGAGGCCGTCCTGCAATCCCTCGCCGCAGCCGGCCTGACCAGAGCGTCTTCCGGCTACGTCCCGCTGCACCGCAACGCCGCCGTACTGCGGGAGTCGAAGGCGATCACCGACAAGCTCGGCCAACCGTATCCGGATGCACACTGCCCGAACGCCGACGCGGTCTCGGCCGACACGATCTGGCTCCCCCAGACCTACCTACTCGGCACGGAAGACCAAACTCACTCCATCGCAACCGCCATCACCAAGGCAGTGTGA
- a CDS encoding ABC transporter permease: MGLAGYIGKRIVRLALSLIAVSILTFTLLQLAPGNFADLQRVNSGATNFGGVGTESMVGELETRYGADVPVWKQYLIFMKGAAHWDFGPSYKYASRNVQDIIAEAFPISATLALLAVLLALLIAVPVGVFAALRQNSKSDHGTMFVVTLGHALPSYLSAAFMILLFSATLKLLPSGGWNGPKDLILPVLALSLGPAAVLARYVRSSMLETLREEYVTAAIAKGGPRRTVIVRHALRNSLIPLVTVAGPLLAALMTGTVFVEALLRIPGLGLYFANAAASRDMPLLMGTALFFALILMVTNLVVDLIYGLLDPRIRTVGGGSHDGN; encoded by the coding sequence GTGGGGCTCGCCGGGTACATCGGCAAGCGGATCGTGCGGCTGGCCCTGTCCTTGATCGCGGTGTCGATCCTGACCTTCACCCTGCTGCAGCTCGCGCCGGGCAACTTCGCCGACCTGCAGCGCGTGAACAGCGGCGCGACGAACTTCGGCGGCGTCGGCACCGAGTCGATGGTCGGCGAGCTCGAGACCCGGTACGGCGCCGACGTACCGGTCTGGAAGCAGTACCTGATCTTCATGAAGGGCGCGGCGCACTGGGACTTCGGGCCGTCGTACAAGTACGCCAGCCGCAACGTGCAGGACATCATCGCGGAGGCGTTCCCGATCTCGGCCACGCTGGCGTTGCTCGCGGTCCTGCTGGCGCTGCTGATCGCCGTACCGGTCGGGGTGTTCGCGGCGCTCCGGCAGAACTCCAAGTCCGATCACGGGACGATGTTCGTGGTCACGCTCGGGCACGCGTTGCCCAGCTATCTGAGCGCGGCGTTCATGATCCTGTTGTTCTCCGCCACGTTGAAGCTGTTGCCTTCCGGCGGGTGGAACGGCCCGAAGGACCTGATCCTGCCGGTGCTGGCGCTCAGCCTCGGACCGGCCGCGGTGCTGGCGCGGTACGTGCGGTCGAGCATGCTGGAGACCCTCCGCGAGGAGTACGTCACCGCCGCGATCGCCAAGGGCGGCCCTCGTCGTACGGTCATCGTCCGGCACGCGCTGCGCAACTCGCTGATCCCGCTCGTCACCGTCGCCGGTCCACTGCTCGCCGCGCTGATGACCGGCACGGTGTTCGTCGAGGCACTGCTGCGGATCCCCGGCCTCGGTCTGTACTTCGCAAACGCAGCAGCCAGCAGGGACATGCCGCTGCTGATGGGTACGGCGCTGTTCTTCGCACTGATCCTGATGGTGACCAACCTGGTCGTGGACCTGATCTACGGCCTCCTCGACCCTCGAATCCGCACCGTGGGAGGTGGATCCCATGACGGCAACTGA
- a CDS encoding phosphotransferase — protein sequence MAFERRACEAGVVMPEPVPPTDPLVGWVTNIEDRLFRVYRWIEHEADPGGQDVSAWLGRTMARVHQLQPLGAIGLPDWWRPAIQAPATWEGWFAKARDQGRSWGPGCLPHILAATERMAEICDTAPDIVTTHGDFKTHNLVLSASGPVLVDWDSVRTDTAALEAARVAYILGDGDPEQIRVSLGEATAARWMGAPATIEDAIAELLRDLPGKVDQLSYFTLPW from the coding sequence ATGGCGTTCGAGCGGCGGGCGTGCGAGGCCGGCGTCGTCATGCCGGAGCCGGTCCCGCCGACTGATCCGCTCGTGGGGTGGGTGACCAACATCGAGGATCGGTTGTTCCGGGTCTACCGGTGGATCGAGCACGAGGCGGATCCGGGCGGTCAGGACGTGTCGGCCTGGCTTGGGCGGACGATGGCTCGGGTTCATCAGCTACAACCGCTGGGAGCCATCGGCTTGCCGGACTGGTGGCGGCCGGCGATCCAAGCGCCTGCGACCTGGGAGGGCTGGTTCGCCAAGGCGCGGGACCAAGGAAGGTCGTGGGGTCCGGGCTGCCTTCCGCATATTCTCGCGGCCACCGAACGCATGGCCGAGATCTGCGACACAGCCCCGGACATCGTCACGACGCACGGCGACTTCAAGACCCACAACCTCGTCCTGTCTGCGTCCGGCCCGGTCCTCGTGGACTGGGACAGTGTCCGGACCGACACCGCAGCCCTCGAGGCGGCACGAGTTGCGTACATCCTCGGAGACGGCGACCCCGAGCAGATCCGCGTCTCACTCGGCGAGGCGACCGCGGCCCGATGGATGGGTGCGCCCGCGACGATCGAGGACGCGATCGCCGAACTGCTCCGAGACCTTCCCGGCAAGGTCGACCAGCTGAGCTATTTCACACTGCCTTGGTGA
- a CDS encoding ABC transporter permease: MTATEGIEAAGAAVAGAEGEPGPLERETVARGPWARAWARFRQHRLAFGSLIFCTLLIITAIAAPLIAPYGYEETDIQHKLAGPGSEGHLLGTDLLGRDILSRLIYGLQTALTVAFGAELTALVLALAIGLLAGYLGGRVESLLMAFTDVMYAFPTYLFAVVMVTVLGRSIFALVVAIGIASWVTQARLVRAQVMTLKEREYVEAARSMGAKGSTIAIRYILPNAIGPILVTTSFAIPAAIAAEAGLALLGLGVQPPTPSWGAMISEGSRYLLAAPHMLVAPAVLFALTLLAFTWIGDGVRDAFDPSGEQR, encoded by the coding sequence ATGACGGCAACTGAAGGCATCGAGGCTGCTGGGGCGGCTGTGGCCGGTGCTGAAGGCGAACCGGGACCTCTGGAGCGGGAGACCGTTGCGCGCGGGCCGTGGGCGCGGGCATGGGCCCGGTTTCGCCAGCACCGGTTGGCTTTCGGCAGTCTGATCTTCTGCACGTTGCTGATCATCACCGCGATCGCGGCGCCGCTGATCGCGCCGTACGGCTATGAAGAGACCGACATTCAGCACAAGCTGGCCGGGCCGGGCTCCGAGGGGCACCTGCTCGGTACGGATCTGCTCGGCCGGGACATCCTCAGCCGGCTGATCTACGGCCTGCAGACGGCGTTGACGGTGGCGTTCGGCGCGGAGCTGACCGCATTGGTGTTGGCGCTGGCGATCGGGTTGCTCGCGGGGTATCTCGGCGGCCGGGTCGAATCGTTGCTGATGGCATTCACCGACGTGATGTACGCGTTCCCGACGTACCTGTTCGCGGTGGTGATGGTCACGGTGCTCGGCCGCAGCATCTTCGCGCTGGTGGTCGCGATCGGGATCGCGTCGTGGGTCACCCAGGCCCGGTTGGTTCGGGCTCAGGTGATGACGCTGAAGGAACGCGAGTACGTCGAGGCGGCCCGATCGATGGGCGCCAAGGGCAGCACGATCGCGATCCGGTACATCCTGCCGAACGCCATCGGCCCGATCCTGGTCACCACCAGCTTCGCGATCCCGGCCGCGATCGCCGCGGAGGCCGGTCTCGCGCTGCTCGGGCTGGGCGTCCAGCCGCCGACACCGTCCTGGGGCGCAATGATCAGCGAGGGCAGTCGGTACCTGCTCGCCGCGCCGCACATGCTGGTCGCGCCGGCGGTGCTGTTCGCCCTGACCCTGCTGGCATTCACCTGGATCGGTGACGGCGTACGGGATGCCTTCGACCCGAGTGGGGAGCAGCGATGA
- a CDS encoding ABC transporter ATP-binding protein has product MSDEALLSVRDLRTTFRRDGGSLTAVDGVSFDVRRGQALAIVGESGSGKSVTMRSVMGILPRTARITSGQAYFGGRDLLAIGDKELRKVRGREIAMVFQSAMEAMNPTLTLERQLTEHLLWHGLCNKAEARKRAVRALGDVGIPDPEKRIRTYPFQLSGGMRQRAMIAMAMVTEPDLLIADEPTTAVDVTVQRQILDLLKALKDRGTGVIMITHDLGVARYFCDDAVVMYAGRVVERAPMASLLDDPRHPYTVGLLESSVEVGGRELALHPIPGSPPDLSRRPSGCAFHPRCPRAELPRCQTEQEILTIGPGRDAACWKVAVDA; this is encoded by the coding sequence ATGAGCGACGAGGCTTTGCTGTCGGTGCGTGACCTGCGGACGACCTTCCGGCGCGATGGCGGTTCGTTGACCGCGGTCGATGGCGTGTCGTTCGACGTACGACGTGGGCAGGCGCTCGCGATCGTCGGAGAGAGCGGCAGCGGCAAGAGCGTCACCATGCGCAGCGTGATGGGTATCCTGCCGCGGACTGCCCGGATCACCAGCGGACAGGCGTACTTCGGTGGCCGGGATCTGCTCGCGATCGGCGACAAGGAGCTGCGCAAGGTCCGCGGCCGTGAGATCGCGATGGTGTTCCAGAGCGCGATGGAGGCGATGAACCCGACGCTGACGCTGGAGCGCCAGCTCACCGAACACCTGCTCTGGCACGGTCTGTGCAACAAGGCGGAGGCGCGGAAACGCGCAGTACGGGCGCTCGGCGACGTCGGGATCCCGGACCCGGAGAAGCGGATCCGCACGTACCCGTTCCAGCTGTCCGGCGGGATGCGGCAGCGGGCGATGATCGCGATGGCGATGGTGACCGAGCCCGACCTGCTGATCGCCGACGAGCCGACCACCGCCGTCGACGTCACCGTGCAGCGGCAGATCCTCGACCTGCTGAAGGCGCTGAAGGACCGCGGTACGGGCGTCATCATGATCACCCACGACCTCGGCGTCGCCCGCTATTTCTGCGACGACGCGGTCGTGATGTACGCCGGCCGCGTGGTCGAGCGGGCGCCGATGGCGTCGTTGCTCGACGACCCGCGCCATCCGTACACCGTCGGCCTGCTCGAATCGAGTGTCGAGGTCGGCGGCCGGGAACTCGCGCTGCACCCGATCCCCGGCAGCCCGCCCGACCTGTCACGTCGCCCATCAGGTTGCGCATTCCACCCGCGCTGCCCGCGCGCCGAACTGCCTCGGTGCCAGACCGAACAAGAGATCCTGACCATCGGCCCCGGCCGGGACGCCGCATGCTGGAAGGTGGCCGTCGATGCCTGA
- the glgX gene encoding glycogen debranching protein GlgX, whose translation MQKWPGRPYPLGATYDGAGTNFALFSEVAERVDLALIGDDGTEQLVQLTEVDGFVHHAYLPAVQPGQRYGFRVHGPYNPAEGDRCNPSKLLLDPYAKAIDGQIDGDESLFSYRFAKPDELNTMDNREHTMLSVVTNPFFDWSNDRPPGHAYHETVIYEAHVKGLTKTHPGLPEDIRGTYAGIGHPATIEHLKELGVSAIELMPVHQFAQDGHLQELGLSNYWGYNTIGFFAPNNAYSSTGTRGQQVTEFKAMVKALHEADIEVILDVVYNHTAEGNEFGPTLSFKGIDNAAYYRLVDEDKRHYYDTTGTGNSLLMRHPHVLQLIMDSLRYWVTEMHVDGFRFDLAATLARQFHEVDRLSAFFDLVQQDPVVSQVKLIAEPWDVGDGGYQVGNFPPLWTEWNGKYRDTVRDFWRGEQYTLAEFASRLTGSSDLYQDDSRRPLASINFVTAHDGFTLRDLVSYNDKHNDANGEGGKDGESHNRSWNCGVEGPTDDPEVLRLRANQQRNFLTTLLISQGVPMIAHGDELGRTQQGNNNVYCQDNEIAWVDWDLTEPQQHLLEFTRSVVKLRNNHPVLRRRRFFHGDTGVDGLGDLVWFTPKGTEMQNGDWQQNDARSIAVFLNGDAISEPDPRGEPVVDDSFLILMNSNYEPVDFLLPPEEYGESWTVAVDTTKATGGATSEPYVAGNTIQLEARSTLVLTRPRQAAG comes from the coding sequence GTGCAGAAATGGCCTGGTCGTCCTTACCCTCTCGGTGCCACGTACGACGGTGCCGGGACGAACTTCGCGCTGTTCTCGGAGGTTGCCGAACGAGTTGATCTGGCCCTGATCGGTGACGACGGGACCGAGCAGTTGGTGCAGCTGACCGAGGTGGACGGCTTCGTGCACCACGCGTACCTGCCGGCAGTGCAGCCGGGGCAGCGGTACGGCTTCCGTGTGCACGGGCCGTACAACCCGGCCGAGGGAGACCGGTGCAACCCGTCCAAGCTGCTGCTGGACCCGTACGCGAAGGCGATCGACGGACAGATCGACGGGGACGAGTCGCTGTTCAGCTACCGGTTCGCGAAGCCGGATGAGCTGAACACCATGGACAACCGCGAGCACACCATGCTCTCGGTGGTCACCAACCCGTTCTTCGACTGGAGCAACGACCGTCCGCCGGGGCACGCGTACCACGAGACCGTCATCTACGAGGCGCACGTCAAGGGCCTCACCAAGACGCACCCCGGTCTGCCGGAGGACATCCGCGGCACGTACGCCGGGATCGGGCACCCGGCCACCATCGAGCATCTCAAGGAGCTCGGGGTGTCCGCGATCGAGCTGATGCCGGTGCACCAGTTCGCCCAGGACGGCCACCTGCAGGAGCTGGGCCTGTCCAACTACTGGGGTTACAACACGATCGGCTTCTTCGCGCCGAACAACGCGTACTCGTCCACCGGCACCCGCGGGCAGCAGGTGACCGAGTTCAAGGCGATGGTGAAGGCGCTGCACGAGGCGGATATCGAGGTCATCCTCGACGTCGTCTACAACCACACCGCCGAGGGGAACGAGTTCGGTCCGACCCTGTCGTTCAAGGGCATCGACAACGCGGCGTACTACCGGCTGGTCGACGAGGACAAACGGCACTACTACGACACCACCGGCACCGGCAACAGCCTGCTGATGCGGCACCCGCACGTGCTGCAGCTGATCATGGACTCGCTGCGCTACTGGGTCACCGAGATGCACGTCGACGGGTTCCGCTTCGACCTGGCGGCCACACTGGCCCGGCAGTTCCACGAGGTCGACCGGCTGTCGGCGTTCTTCGACCTGGTCCAGCAGGACCCGGTGGTGAGCCAGGTGAAGCTGATTGCCGAGCCGTGGGACGTCGGCGACGGCGGCTACCAGGTGGGCAACTTCCCGCCGCTGTGGACCGAGTGGAACGGCAAGTACCGCGACACCGTGCGGGACTTCTGGCGCGGTGAGCAGTACACGCTGGCCGAGTTCGCCTCCCGCCTGACCGGTTCGTCGGACCTGTACCAGGACGACAGCCGCCGGCCGCTGGCGAGCATCAACTTCGTCACCGCCCACGACGGGTTCACGCTGCGCGACCTGGTCTCGTACAACGACAAGCACAACGACGCGAACGGCGAGGGCGGCAAGGACGGCGAGAGCCACAACCGCTCCTGGAACTGCGGGGTCGAGGGTCCGACCGACGACCCCGAGGTACTGCGGCTGCGGGCCAACCAGCAGCGCAACTTCCTCACCACGCTGCTGATCTCGCAGGGCGTGCCGATGATCGCCCACGGCGACGAGCTGGGCCGGACGCAGCAGGGCAACAACAACGTGTACTGCCAGGACAACGAGATCGCCTGGGTCGACTGGGATCTGACCGAGCCACAGCAGCACCTGCTGGAGTTCACCCGGTCGGTGGTCAAGCTGCGCAACAACCATCCGGTACTGCGCCGGCGCCGGTTCTTCCACGGCGACACCGGCGTGGACGGCCTCGGTGACCTGGTCTGGTTCACGCCGAAGGGAACCGAGATGCAGAACGGCGACTGGCAGCAGAACGATGCCCGATCGATCGCCGTCTTCCTGAACGGCGACGCGATCTCCGAGCCGGACCCCCGCGGCGAACCGGTGGTCGACGACTCGTTCCTGATCCTGATGAACAGCAACTACGAGCCGGTCGACTTCCTCCTCCCGCCCGAGGAGTACGGCGAGAGCTGGACAGTGGCCGTGGACACGACGAAGGCCACCGGCGGTGCGACCAGCGAACCCTACGTGGCCGGCAACACCATCCAGCTGGAAGCCCGCAGCACGCTGGTCCTGACCCGCCCGAGGCAGGCGGCCGGATGA